ctgcgttgtGTCACTTTGACTGCAGTCGCACAATCACACAAAGCAGCACGCGGCGTTTTTATGCTCAGCTGTTACTTGTTTACCTGCAAACATCCTGTCCGGGTTCCACATCTGGAAGCTGCTCTTTGCTTCAGTctgtcgtcgtcctcctctttgtttcttcacTTCAACAAAGACGCCGAGATTATTAAGTTTAATCGATCGAATCTCAAGAATCCGACAATCGCTTCAACGCTGCAGCGACGGGAATCATGGGAgtgaataaatatacaaaatgaagATTAAATAACCTGACAGCATGAAATGATTGTTTTGGTCATGTGACACAAAGCAGCTCCTTAAGTCTTAACAATAAATGAAccaacattaataataatgatagtatGATGACATCATAATGATCATAACTTAACTTCTTAATACCAGTCCAGTGTTAAGTGCTGTGCGTCGTGGCacaatttaatatatatatatatatatatatatatatatatatatatatatatatattagtatataCTTGGTCCCGTTCTTGTATCTGATATTGTAGAAGCATCTTTTCCTATTTGGATATTTAGTTGTTTGCGTTAATAATCCTTCACACGGTCAAAGCCGTCggatttcttcccttttcagGAAGTTTGATTACTTGAATGTTcgttgtgtgactgtgtgcttTTAAGGAAACAGAGTTCATACAGATTaggaattatttattatatatatatatatatataaaatctttGTATTTAAACTGCTGATCGCAGTGAGAGATTCAGTCCTGATCATGTGACACATCGGATTATGATcataaaatgaaatagaaatctGCTCTTGAGGTGAGAAAAGAGTTCAAATGTGTGTAATAACCTTTAGTATAATGTTTGATGTCTGAGGTTTAATATCTTTACTTTGTCTCCTCCAAAAAGGATGATTGAGTCACTCATTAAATACAACTTGTTGCTCCTTCATTTGTTCTGTAAAGTCCAGTTTAACAACGTTTTTACGGAGAAGATTCAGTCAGAAGATTCATTCAGGATGAAACTCcagatgttgctgttgtgtctctgctcctccgtcaGTGGACACGATGACTTTGTCTCCGTCCACGGACCGAGGAGACCTGAAGAAGCAGGTGGAACCATCTCCCAAAGAGATGTTCGGCCACGTTAGTGTGAAGGtacatttctctctttattatgcaaacaaaaagaattATGATATAAACTGTCGGTGTTTAATGGTGGAAACAGACACGAGCGCCCAGTCGAACCACCAATAGAAACTCCTGGTTCATTCAGCGgcgtaagccccgcccactaccTACAAACTCGCATCGCAAAagattttgttttgcagccgAGAATTTTAGTTTCATGAGCAAAACtaacaaataatttattctctgtttatatatatttacttacaAACTTGCTCTGAACAGTTtttttgcataataaagacacaaatctacCTTCATACGTGAGGGAGAATTCATGGTGAGATGTTTTGAATTTGGATTTAGAAGAAATGCTTGAATCTGAAgccaaataaaaccattttagtGGATCCAATTTTTataatccattttctttttgcaagcCTTTTTTAATTCGGTGAAATGTCTCCATCCAGAGGCCTCTGAGAACGTTCCATTTGCTGAGACTAGTGAGAACATGTTATAATCCAAGTGTTTCACACATACGTCCCACCCACAGTAACATTAATAACCTTTATATGTAATTGAGCCTTAAACACAAAAGTCACGATCACCTGAGAATTTATTGGTCAGAAGAgctttgatgtttttgttttgaatcaaCAGGTGATTACACGGGTGATTATAACAGGTGGTTATAGCAGGTGATTATAACAGGTGATTATTACAAGTCATTATAACAGGTGGTTATACCAGGTGATTGTAACATGTGATAAAATGTGATTATAACAGGTCATAACAGGTGGTTATAACATGTGATTATAACAGGAGGCGTAAATCTCCTGAGCGTCTGGCTCCTTCTGAACAAACCGTTAATCAGCTGCACACTTCCAGTCCAATCAAACCTTCCTCTACTTCTAGTTCAGTAAATTATTTTAGTGGTCAAGTACATTTGGGGttatgtgttttcatttttaaagatgGAGACCTTTTACTCATAAAATCCATGTTATTTCTGCTCTTTGTCCTTTAATCCCATGAAGAAAGACTTGATAAGTGATCAGTGTTTCTTAAAGCCGATTTATTGGATTTCAATTAAATCACGCACACAAGTAATGTAGCAGCACAGCTATAATTAAAGCATCATGAATATTCTGCTACAAGCCACTAATTCTGATGGTTTAAGGCAAGTTTAacagtaaaacacatttcagcaaCAATGAAAGTCAAAGTTCTCTACCAATGCAATTAagaataaaagaacatttaaaataaaaacagtgattCAAGAGCAaagagaatgaaataaaaagtacagTTTTAACTTTGTAAAGACCTCAGATAATAACTTGTGGTACTGAAGGGAAATGTGTCCACTGGTTCCTGTCTCCGTCCAGGTGAGTCTCCCTCTGGTTTCACTGCATCTGAAGAAGATCACATGAAGTTATTCCTCAGAAACGGAAGCAGGAAGTTGTTTTGAGTTGCAGCAGACTGACACCTGACTGACCTTCACACctggtcctcctgctcctctgggtcttctctctgtgctgccatGTCTGAGAGGTCCTCATACTCAGGATGAAGGTCCATCTGATGGAGAGACGATGAGAGTCAAAGGCCTCAGAGAAGCAGTTCAGATACAACCGACCCTCggctaagcccctcccccaacgcACACTGTACACTCCTACGTTAGCAACCGTAACTAGGGACCAGAGGCCTTTAGAGGGTTGATGTCACTTATGGATTAAACATGTGGAAGACTGAATCAATCAACGATCAATAAAAACTCCTTTGTTTGCTCCGAGGTAAGATGCTAATGGCGTTGGCTAGCTtagcattcaattcaattcattttattttgtagagcccaaaatcgcagattacaaattagcctcagagggctttacagcctgaacacatacgacatcctcggccctgaaaccctccatcggcacagagaaactccccaaacaatgaaaaaactcttccaagagggaaaaagggaagaaacctcagtgagaagatcagaggaggatccgtctcctgatggacagactacaacgatgtcatgtgtacagaatgaacaatgtataatacatgagactatatgacaggaaGGATGAATATAAATTATTCTCATTAATGTGTGATGTGTGAGATCCTTGTTTGTTGCTGGTGTGAAACAACAAGTACAACTAGAAACGTTTGCAAGACCTTTAGTTGTTGTGGCTTAAAAGCATCCcaacaaatattaaagaaaGGACTAAAGCTCATatgaagcattccaacaataacattAAGCCTGCAGGAGAACATGCAGTGTGGTTTGTTGCAGCAAGACTCTCTACGATGACCCTTTGGTGAGTTCTGTCTCTGAGGACAAATGTCTCACCTCCACAGCCTCTCTGGACTCATGTGGTTCAGTGGTGGAGCTCAcagctttcttcttcctgcattcagtcataaaacaaacagatacaCAAATAGATTGATGgaccttttcaaagtaaaagcttaGTGAGGATGAGTTTTAGTTGTTTTACCTCGTCCACAGACAAAAGAGAAGCAGAACAATCAGCATCACAGAGACCAGAGTCCACCTGGTGATGTGAATTATCATTGTTGTTCTATcaacagctggagacacacAGTTATTAGACAAACAGCACGTTACCTCATCAGAAGGACTTGATTCATGGATAAACGTGCAGGAGATGCTGTTTGTTGATCAGACGATTCCTGTCATGGAGAAACTCACCAGACTCAGTAATCAGAAGTAAGGTGGAGTTACTACGTCCCATCTCGTTCTGGGcttcacagtaataattcccactgtgttcagctgtgaagtcagtgatggtgaagatctgtcctgatgctcgtggtgagtcttcatgctccttgtaccaggtgtagttagctgctgggttagcatcagcgctacaggtcagagtcactgaatcgccctccagcatctcagcagagggactcgctgacacagagggacgctgtggaccatctggaggagacgtgtcaaCATATTGTTACAAGTtagagttcaataaatagaagttcataacaaaacactacctcagtagtgattatgttgcttttaaaaaggttgtttcactcacatttcacgtcgatagagatgaagtcagacgtcttcctccccagctggttctcagctgtacaggaataatttccagagtcagaggactggatggagctgaagaccaGCTGAGGCTCTTCACTGAGAAGACGAGGGTCTGAAGTTCGATGCgccttgtaccaggtgtagctagctgctgggttagcatcagcgctacaggtcagagtcactgaatcgccctccagcatctcagcagagggactcactgacacagagggac
The sequence above is a segment of the Gasterosteus aculeatus chromosome 9, fGasAcu3.hap1.1, whole genome shotgun sequence genome. Coding sequences within it:
- the LOC144383128 gene encoding B-cell receptor CD22-like isoform X2, giving the protein MSPSAGGLVVFLLSVQVIQSQDGWGVNYQQTDVCAAKGSTVEIICDYTHPPGIRPSDIKDRFWFTKEKDGEPVNLKTDSEYSGRVTYGCYSKECHLIITDVRESDSAEYKLTFMTNKPGEKYTGSPGVTLSVTDSGLQVKVRRSDSTWLELTCHSSCVLSDHPEYYWYKNEKYIKTGSSLLVSSGSTDRYFCYLRESWNHRSLAVYGPQRPSVSVSPSAEMLEGDSVTLTCSADANPAASYTWYKAHRTSDPRLLSEEPQLVFSSIQSSDSGNYSCTAENQLGRKTSDFISIDVKYGPQRPSVSASPSAEMLEGDSVTLTCSADANPAANYTWYKEHEDSPRASGQIFTITDFTAEHSGNYYCEAQNEMGRSNSTLLLITESAVDRTTMIIHITRWTLVSVMLIVLLLFCLWTRKKKAVSSTTEPHESREAVEMDLHPEYEDLSDMAAQREDPEEQEDQV
- the LOC144383128 gene encoding B-cell receptor CD22-like isoform X1 — its product is MSPSAGGLVVFLLSVQVIQSQDGWGVNYQQTDVCAAKGSTVEIICDYTHPPGIRPSDIKDRFWFTKEKDGEPVNLKTDSEYSGRVTYGCYSKECHLIITDVRESDSAEYKLTFMTNKPGEKYTGSPGVTLSVTGLQVKVRRSDSTWLELTCHSSCVLSDHPEYYWYKNEKYIKTGSSLLVSSGSTDRYFCYLRESWNHRSLAVYGPQRPSVSVSPSAEMLEGDSVTLTCSADANPAASYTWYKAHRTSDPRLLSEEPQLVFSSIQSSDSGNYSCTAENQLGRKTSDFISIDVKYGPQRPSVSASPSAEMLEGDSVTLTCSADANPAANYTWYKEHEDSPRASGQIFTITDFTAEHSGNYYCEAQNEMGRSNSTLLLITESAVDRTTMIIHITRWTLVSVMLIVLLLFCLWTRKKKAVSSTTEPHESREAVEMDLHPEYEDLSDMAAQREDPEEQEDQV